A single region of the Ictalurus punctatus breed USDA103 chromosome 26, Coco_2.0, whole genome shotgun sequence genome encodes:
- the agpat3 gene encoding 1-acyl-sn-glycerol-3-phosphate acyltransferase gamma isoform X1 produces MGVLAWLKSQFILQLLIGFVFVVSGLIINFIQLCTCVLWPFNKQLYRKINTRMSYSLWSQLVMLLEWWSGTECMLYTDQATVDQFGKEHVIIILNHNYEIDFLCGWTMCERYGVLGSSKVLAKRELLKVPLIGWTWYFLEIVFCKRKWEEDRDTVFNGLSQLKDYPEYMWFLLYCEGTRFTEKKHEISMQVAESKGLPKLKYHLLPRTKGFTTTLQCLKGTVTAVYDVTLNFKDKENPTLLGIINGKKYRADMRVRRFPVEEIPDDEKECANWLHKLYQEKDELQEFYFKEGRFPGPTIKPKRRLWTLLNFLFWATLLLSPLINFAWDVLVSGSPLLIISFMIFLIIASIAVRRLIGVTEVNKTGSSYGNAESKKEN; encoded by the exons ATGGGTGTGTTGGCCTGGCTGAAGAGCCAGTTCATCCTGCAGCTCCTCATCGGCTTCGTATTCGTGGTCAGCGGCCTCATCATCAACTTCATTCAGCTGTGTACCTGCGTGCTTTGGCCATTCAACAAGCAGCTCTACCGCAAGATCAACACCCGCATGTCCTATTCATTATGGAGCC agttggtAATGCTTTTAGAGTGGTGGTCAGGAACGGAATGCATGCTCTATACAGACCAGGCCACAGTGGATCAGTTCGGAAAAGAGCacgtcatcatcatcctcaacCACAACTACGAAATCGATTTCCTTTGCGGCTGGACTATGTGCGAAAGATACGGTGTGCTGGGG AGTTCCAAGGTGCTGGCGAAACGTGAGCTGCTGAAAGTtcctctgattggctggacCTGGTACTTCCTGGAGATCGTTTTCTGCAAGAGAAAGTGGGAGGAGGACAGGGATACGGTGTTTAATGGGCTCAGTCAACTCAAGGATTATCCTGAGTACATGTGG TTCCTGCtgtactgtgagggaacacggtTTACGGAGAAAAAGCACGAGATCAGCATGCAGGTGGCTGAGAGTAAAGGTCTCCCCAAACTCAAATACCACCTACTGCCACGCACCAAGGGCTTCACCACCACACTGCAGTGCCTGAAGGGAACAG TCACAGCTGTATACGACGTCACACTGAATTTTAAAGATAAGGAGAACCCCACACTGCTAGGCATCATCAACGGCAAGAAGTACAGAGCCGACATGAGAGTCCG GCGTTTCCCAGTCGAGGAGATCCCCGATGATGAGAAGGAGTGTGCTAACTGGCTTCACAAGCTCTATCAGGAAAAG GATGAATTGCAAGAGTTCTATTTCAAGGAGGGGCGTTTCCCAGGACCCACTATCAAGCCCAAACGCCGGTTATGGACCCTGCTCAACTTCCTGTTCTGGGCGACGCTGCTTCTCTCTCCACTCATTAACTTCGCCTGGGACGTGCTCGTCAGCGGCTCACCACTCCTCATCATCAGCTTCATGATCTTCCTCATTATTG CTTCTATAGCTGTGCGCCGTCTCATTGGTGTGACGGAGGTGAACAAAACAGGCTCCAGTTATGGAAACGCTGAATCCAAGAAAGAAAACTAG
- the agpat3 gene encoding 1-acyl-sn-glycerol-3-phosphate acyltransferase gamma (The RefSeq protein has 1 substitution compared to this genomic sequence), whose product MGVLAWLKSQFILQLLIGFVFVVSGLIINFIQLCTCVLWPFNKQLYRKINTRMSYSLWSQLVMLLEWWSGTECMLYTDQATVDQFGKEHVIIILNHNYEIDFLCGWTMCERYGVLGSSKVLAKRELLKVPLIGWTWYFLEIVFCKRKWEEDRDTVFNGLSQLKDYPEYMWFLPYCEGTRFTEKKHEISMQVAESKGLPKLKYHLLPRTKGFTTTLQCLKGTVTAVYDVTLNFKDKENPTLLGIINGKKYRADMRVRRFPVEEIPDDEKECANWLHKLYQEKDELQEFYFKEGRFPGPTIKPKRRLWTLLNFLFWATLLLSPLINFAWDVLVSGSPLLIISFMIFLIIASIAVRRLIGVTEVNKTGSSYGNAESKKEN is encoded by the exons ATGGGTGTGTTGGCCTGGCTGAAGAGCCAGTTCATCCTGCAGCTCCTCATCGGCTTCGTATTCGTGGTCAGCGGCCTCATCATCAACTTCATTCAGCTGTGTACCTGCGTGCTTTGGCCATTCAACAAGCAGCTCTACCGCAAGATCAACACCCGCATGTCCTATTCATTATGGAGCC agttggtAATGCTTTTAGAGTGGTGGTCAGGAACGGAATGCATGCTCTATACAGACCAGGCCACAGTGGATCAGTTCGGAAAAGAGCacgtcatcatcatcctcaacCACAACTACGAAATCGATTTCCTTTGCGGCTGGACTATGTGCGAAAGATACGGTGTGCTGGGG AGTTCCAAGGTGCTGGCGAAACGTGAGCTGCTGAAAGTtcctctgattggctggacCTGGTACTTCCTGGAGATCGTTTTCTGCAAGAGAAAGTGGGAGGAGGACAGGGATACGGTGTTTAATGGGCTCAGTCAACTCAAGGATTATCCTGAGTACATGTGG TTCCTGCtgtactgtgagggaacacggtTTACGGAGAAAAAGCACGAGATCAGCATGCAGGTGGCTGAGAGTAAAGGTCTCCCCAAACTCAAATACCACCTACTGCCACGCACCAAGGGCTTCACCACCACACTGCAGTGCCTGAAGGGAACAG TCACAGCTGTATACGACGTCACACTGAATTTTAAAGATAAGGAGAACCCCACACTGCTAGGCATCATCAACGGCAAGAAGTACAGAGCCGACATGAGAGTCCG GCGTTTCCCAGTCGAGGAGATCCCCGATGATGAGAAGGAGTGTGCTAACTGGCTTCACAAGCTCTATCAGGAAAAG GATGAATTGCAAGAGTTCTATTTCAAGGAGGGGCGTTTCCCAGGACCCACTATCAAGCCCAAACGCCGGTTATGGACCCTGCTCAACTTCCTGTTCTGGGCGACGCTGCTTCTCTCTCCACTCATTAACTTCGCCTGGGACGTGCTCGTCAGCGGCTCACCACTCCTCATCATCAGCTTCATGATCTTCCTCATTATTG CTTCTATAGCTGTGCGCCGTCTCATTGGTGTGACGGAGGTGAACAAAACAGGCTCCAGTTATGGAAACGCTGAATCCAAGAAAGAAAACTAG
- the dleu7 gene encoding leukemia-associated protein 7 has protein sequence MDMEMEMMGSLKHQTEALKLLHELHSNRKVRNNSNTNSTTLLIAERARESLLARLVDILSQIISIEQDLMRSLSGEVRCFLRHKDSVDLKNICLRMALSESGHDSDRNLKELRICLQILVNNLLSAARDHNHLSSTGATRRLMGISITLPDI, from the exons ATGGACatggagatggagatgatggGCTCTCTGAAACATCAGACAGAGGCTCTGAAACTTTTACACGAGCTTCATTCAAACAGGAAGGTTAGAAATAACTCCAACACAAACAGCACGACTCTACTTATAGCTGAAAGAGCCAGGGAAAGTTTATTAGCTCGTCTGGTGGACATTTTATCTCAGATCATATCAATAGAGCAGGATTTAATGAGAAGTCTCTCTGGAGAAGTGAGATGTTTCCTCCGCCACAAG GACAGCGTGGACTTGAAGAACATCTGCTTGAGGATGGCTCTGAGCGAAAGCGGCCATGATTCGGACAGAAACCTGAAGGAGCTCCGGATCTGTCTGCAGATCCTCGTCAACAACCTGCTCTCAGCGGCGCGCGACCACAATCACTTATCGTCCACAGGAGCCACTCGACGGCTAATGGGCATATCCATCACCCTGCCTGACATCTGA